A genomic region of Limnohabitans curvus contains the following coding sequences:
- a CDS encoding MBL fold metallo-hydrolase translates to MLQYETVPVTPFQQNCSIVWCDETMQGAVIDPGGDLPVLEDACKQLGVTLEQIWITHAHIDHAGATADLAEKLNLPIIGPHPGDQFWIDGLPQAAANYRFPPSRPFTPTRWLHDGDTVTLGKHTLQVRHCPGHTPGHVVFYSPEIKRAFVGDVLFAGSIGRTDFPQGNHEDLINSITQRLWPMGDDTVFIPGHGPESTFGRERVSNPYVGGT, encoded by the coding sequence ATGCTTCAGTACGAAACCGTCCCCGTCACCCCCTTCCAACAAAACTGTTCCATCGTCTGGTGCGATGAAACGATGCAAGGCGCCGTCATTGATCCTGGGGGTGATTTGCCCGTGCTGGAAGACGCTTGCAAACAACTGGGTGTGACGCTGGAACAAATCTGGATCACACATGCACACATTGACCATGCAGGCGCCACCGCCGACTTGGCCGAAAAGCTGAACTTGCCCATCATTGGCCCGCATCCAGGCGATCAGTTTTGGATTGACGGCTTGCCACAGGCCGCTGCCAACTACAGATTTCCGCCGTCACGCCCCTTCACCCCGACGCGTTGGCTACACGATGGCGACACGGTCACATTGGGCAAACACACGTTGCAAGTGCGCCATTGCCCCGGCCACACACCTGGCCATGTGGTGTTTTACTCACCCGAGATCAAGCGTGCGTTTGTGGGCGATGTGCTGTTTGCCGGCAGCATTGGCCGCACCGACTTTCCGCAAGGCAATCACGAAGATTTGATCAACAGCATCACGCAACGTTTGTGGCCCATGGGTGACGACACCGTGTTCATTCCTGGCCATGGTCCAGAGAGCACGTTCGGGCGCGAGCGCGTGAGCAACCCCTATGTGGGCGGCACCTAA
- a CDS encoding HPP family protein, with protein MMRRFWPTPLTVSNQEKLRMLVGTALGILFVGVLSRYLGKGIDPWLVAPIGASAVLVFGVPSSPLAQPWAVVGGNTLSALIGTAIALVLPDNLAMAAALAVALAIAVMLWGRCLHPPGGAAALLVVLAHKPSFDIVLFPFLLNSVLLVVAGLVYNNLTARPYPHHSKTDRDDAHANNRFTQSDLNAALEHYQQIIDVDPSDLAQLLQYAESAAYQRTLGDLRCEEVMSRSPHAVEFGSSLSEAWGLMRRHHIKALPVVDRARRVVGIITMADFLKHAQIDDYMSLSERIKHVWKPSGLSHGDKPEVVGQVMTRRVRVASAQSYLAELLPLFSQTGHHHLPVIDSENRLIGILTQTDVVSALAKAVRHV; from the coding sequence ATGATGCGTCGCTTTTGGCCTACTCCGCTGACAGTTTCGAACCAAGAGAAGTTGCGAATGTTGGTGGGTACCGCACTGGGCATTTTGTTTGTCGGTGTTTTGAGTCGATACCTAGGTAAAGGCATAGACCCCTGGTTGGTCGCACCCATCGGTGCCAGTGCCGTTTTGGTGTTTGGCGTGCCATCTAGCCCGCTGGCTCAGCCTTGGGCTGTTGTGGGTGGCAACACACTTTCTGCATTGATCGGCACGGCGATTGCACTGGTATTGCCAGACAACTTAGCCATGGCCGCTGCACTGGCTGTGGCGCTGGCCATTGCCGTGATGTTGTGGGGCCGGTGTTTGCACCCACCTGGTGGCGCTGCGGCATTGTTGGTGGTTCTGGCACACAAGCCATCGTTTGACATCGTGCTGTTTCCGTTCCTCCTGAATTCTGTGCTTTTGGTTGTGGCGGGCTTGGTCTATAACAATTTGACTGCGCGGCCCTACCCCCATCATTCAAAAACTGATCGCGATGATGCACATGCGAACAACCGGTTCACGCAGAGTGACCTGAATGCCGCGCTGGAACACTACCAACAGATCATTGATGTGGACCCCTCCGACCTGGCGCAATTGCTTCAATACGCCGAGTCAGCAGCGTATCAGCGCACGCTAGGAGATTTGCGCTGCGAAGAAGTCATGTCGCGATCACCGCACGCGGTGGAGTTTGGCTCCTCTTTGTCAGAAGCTTGGGGGCTGATGCGGCGGCATCACATCAAAGCGCTGCCGGTCGTGGACCGTGCCAGGCGTGTGGTGGGCATCATCACCATGGCAGACTTTTTAAAGCACGCGCAAATCGACGATTACATGAGCTTGTCTGAACGCATCAAACATGTTTGGAAACCCTCGGGCCTGTCGCACGGCGACAAGCCCGAAGTGGTGGGCCAAGTCATGACACGCCGCGTGCGCGTCGCCAGTGCGCAAAGCTACTTGGCAGAACTGTTGCCACTTTTTTCTCAAACAGGACACCACCACCTGCCCGTGATCGATTCAGAAAATCGCTTGATTGGCATATTGACGCAAACGGATGTGGTCAGTGCCCTGGCAAAAGCAGTCAGACATGTTTAA
- the panD gene encoding aspartate 1-decarboxylase: MFRTLLKSKIHRVATTQCELHYEGSCAIDENLLDAANICENEQVHIWNINNGERFITYAIKGERGSGMISVNGSAARRASVGDLLIIASFAQVHEDQVATHEPQLVFVDEHNQQVGLRHHVPTQAAPGHGTDEC; this comes from the coding sequence ATGTTCCGTACCCTGCTCAAATCCAAAATTCACCGCGTTGCCACCACCCAGTGCGAATTGCACTATGAGGGCTCCTGCGCCATCGACGAAAACCTGCTGGACGCCGCCAACATTTGTGAGAACGAACAAGTCCACATCTGGAACATCAACAACGGCGAGCGCTTCATCACTTACGCCATCAAAGGTGAACGTGGTTCGGGCATGATTTCGGTCAACGGCTCTGCCGCACGTCGCGCCAGCGTGGGCGACTTGTTGATCATTGCGTCATTCGCTCAAGTTCACGAAGACCAAGTGGCCACCCATGAACCACAACTCGTGTTTGTGGATGAGCACAACCAGCAAGTGGGTTTGCGTCACCATGTGCCTACGCAGGCTGCGCCGGGGCATGGGACGGATGAGTGCTGA
- a CDS encoding TIGR03862 family flavoprotein — MTTNTNQQIAIIGAGPAGLMAAEMLSAAGVNVHVYDAMPSVGRKFLLAGLGGLNLTHAEPFDIFTTRYAERSEACATWLKAFDAAAICEWVKGLGLDTFVGSSQRIFPTDMKAAPLLRAWLHRLRHPTQGVPVTFHMRHRWNGALQHADKKFTLSFDTPQGAHTAQADAVLLALGGGSWAKLGSDGAWQPWVSALGIDVSPLRPSNCGFDVQGRDGQTGWSSHLSSQFGGTPLKSVALSFTDSMGQSFSRRGEFVVTATGVEGNLVYAASDLLRDDIARNGSATLALDLKPDFTPERVLAEVSHPRGTRSLSSHLKSRLNLTALHLALLHEVLSKEAMNDPAQLAAAIKHLPITLAATRPMDEAISSAGGVRLEALDAHLMASALPGLFVAGEMLDWEAPTGGYLLSACLASARVAGLGAAKYLG; from the coding sequence GTGACTACAAATACAAACCAACAAATCGCCATCATTGGCGCAGGCCCCGCTGGCCTGATGGCCGCTGAAATGCTCAGCGCTGCAGGCGTAAACGTGCATGTGTATGACGCCATGCCTTCGGTGGGCCGCAAGTTTTTGCTGGCAGGCTTGGGTGGGCTCAACCTCACACACGCCGAGCCTTTTGACATTTTCACCACACGCTATGCCGAGCGCAGCGAGGCTTGCGCAACATGGCTCAAAGCATTTGATGCAGCCGCCATTTGCGAATGGGTCAAGGGCTTAGGCCTTGACACGTTTGTGGGCAGCTCGCAGCGCATCTTCCCCACCGACATGAAAGCTGCGCCGCTGCTGCGCGCGTGGCTGCATCGTTTGCGTCACCCCACACAGGGCGTGCCCGTGACCTTTCATATGCGCCACCGCTGGAACGGTGCGTTGCAACACGCAGACAAAAAATTCACCTTGAGCTTTGACACACCCCAGGGCGCACATACAGCACAGGCTGATGCTGTGCTGTTGGCACTGGGCGGTGGCAGTTGGGCCAAGTTGGGCTCAGACGGCGCATGGCAACCGTGGGTCAGCGCATTGGGCATTGACGTGTCGCCACTTCGCCCCAGCAACTGCGGCTTTGATGTGCAAGGGCGTGATGGCCAGACGGGCTGGAGCAGCCACCTGTCGAGCCAGTTTGGAGGCACACCACTGAAGTCAGTCGCCTTGTCATTTACCGACAGCATGGGCCAGAGCTTTAGCCGTCGCGGCGAGTTTGTGGTCACGGCCACCGGCGTGGAAGGCAACTTGGTTTACGCCGCCTCTGATTTGTTGCGCGACGACATTGCACGCAACGGCAGCGCCACCTTGGCACTCGACCTCAAACCCGACTTCACGCCTGAGCGCGTGTTGGCCGAGGTGTCACACCCGCGTGGCACCCGCTCGCTCAGCAGCCATTTGAAAAGCCGCCTCAACCTCACGGCCTTGCACTTGGCGCTGTTGCACGAAGTGTTGAGCAAAGAAGCCATGAACGACCCCGCGCAACTGGCAGCAGCCATCAAACATTTGCCCATCACGCTGGCGGCCACGCGCCCGATGGACGAAGCCATCAGCAGCGCAGGCGGCGTGCGCCTAGAAGCACTGGACGCACACCTGATGGCCAGCGCTCTGCCCGGTTTGTTTGTGGCGGGCGAAATGCTGGACTGGGAAGCGCCCACCGGCGGCTACCTGCTGAGCGCTTGCTTGGCCAGTGCTCGCGTGGCGGGCCTTGGCGCGGCAAAGTATTTGGGCTGA
- a CDS encoding urease accessory protein UreD → MTGWHAHLKLDYTLNAERTVAKFEHEGPLRVLQSLYPEGDAVCHNVLVHPPSGLVGGDVLDIHLNLGAGTHALLTTPGATRFYRSEQGLATQQVKAHVGDGARLEWLPLETIAYNGCHGLNHAVFDLAPTAEMMAWDITALGLPNANLPFERGQLQQHMEVSGVWLERGLIDAQDARLMDGPLGLAKQRCMATLVFACGADLPRERRDVALALARELTEVAPAGLVAGVTSPHPRVVVLRTLSPLVEPAQNLLRGVWASWRRGMWGMSDVPPRIWSM, encoded by the coding sequence ATGACTGGTTGGCACGCACATCTCAAACTCGACTACACCCTGAACGCGGAGCGCACGGTGGCTAAGTTTGAACACGAAGGCCCGCTGCGCGTGTTGCAAAGCCTTTACCCCGAAGGCGACGCCGTGTGCCACAACGTGCTGGTGCATCCACCCAGTGGTTTGGTGGGCGGTGATGTGTTGGACATCCACTTGAACTTGGGTGCTGGCACGCATGCGTTGTTGACCACGCCTGGCGCGACACGTTTTTACAGAAGCGAACAAGGCTTGGCCACGCAGCAAGTCAAAGCCCATGTGGGCGACGGCGCGCGCTTAGAGTGGCTGCCGCTAGAAACCATTGCCTACAACGGTTGCCATGGGTTGAACCATGCGGTGTTCGATCTCGCCCCCACAGCAGAGATGATGGCTTGGGACATCACGGCCCTCGGGCTACCCAACGCCAACTTACCCTTTGAGCGCGGTCAGTTGCAGCAGCACATGGAAGTGTCGGGTGTGTGGCTAGAGCGCGGTTTGATCGACGCACAAGACGCACGTTTGATGGATGGCCCACTGGGTTTGGCCAAGCAGCGATGCATGGCCACTTTGGTGTTTGCGTGTGGGGCCGATTTGCCGCGTGAGCGACGCGATGTGGCACTGGCCTTGGCGCGTGAACTGACGGAAGTAGCACCTGCGGGTTTGGTGGCGGGTGTGACATCGCCACATCCGCGTGTGGTGGTGTTGCGTACCTTGTCGCCGTTGGTGGAGCCTGCGCAGAATTTGTTGCGTGGGGTTTGGGCTTCTTGGCGACGTGGCATGTGGGGTATGTCGGATGTGCCGCCGCGTATTTGGTCTATGTAG
- the urtE gene encoding urea ABC transporter ATP-binding subunit UrtE — MLQAANINQFYGGSHILRDVSFEANLGRITVLLGRNGVGKTTLLKSLMGAVPIRDGNITFNGEAIERAAPYERARAGIGYVPQGREIFARLTVEDNLRMGLATQPAGTDIPAELFELFPVLKQMLHRRGGDLSGGQQQQLAIARALASGPKLLVLDEPTEGIQPSIIKDIGRVIRMLASRGDMAILLCEQYYDFAEELADDYLVMERGEVIARGLGSDMQRNNVRQLVAI; from the coding sequence ATCCTTCAAGCCGCCAACATCAACCAGTTCTACGGCGGCTCGCACATCCTGCGCGATGTGAGCTTTGAAGCCAACCTAGGCCGCATCACGGTGCTGCTAGGCCGCAACGGCGTGGGCAAAACCACGCTGCTCAAATCGTTGATGGGTGCGGTGCCCATTCGCGATGGCAACATCACCTTCAACGGCGAAGCCATCGAACGCGCGGCACCCTACGAACGTGCGCGTGCAGGCATTGGCTATGTGCCACAGGGACGCGAAATCTTTGCGCGCCTGACCGTCGAAGACAACTTGCGCATGGGCCTCGCCACGCAACCCGCAGGCACAGACATTCCTGCGGAGTTGTTTGAACTCTTCCCTGTGCTCAAACAAATGCTGCACCGCCGTGGCGGTGATTTGTCAGGCGGTCAACAACAGCAACTCGCCATTGCAAGGGCTTTGGCATCAGGCCCCAAGTTGTTGGTGTTGGATGAACCCACCGAAGGCATTCAGCCGAGCATCATCAAAGACATCGGCCGCGTGATTCGCATGCTGGCCAGTCGTGGTGACATGGCCATCTTGCTGTGCGAGCAGTATTACGACTTTGCTGAAGAGCTGGCTGATGACTACTTGGTGATGGAACGCGGCGAGGTGATTGCGCGTGGCTTAGGTTCGGATATGCAACGCAACAACGTTCGTCAGCTGGTTGCTATCTGA
- the urtD gene encoding urea ABC transporter ATP-binding protein UrtD, translating into MTPDLFEEGAKRLATHQARVVSEVTSGDRSAGFGRVHEPGSLDLTHGRILYLEDVHVSFDGFKAINGLSLDIAPGELRCIIGPNGAGKTTMMDIITGKTKPDSGQVFFGSTIDLLRHNEPEIAQLGIGRKFQKPTVFERLSVFENLELALKTHKGVAASMFFKLNGTQRDRLSEVLHTIHLEDSVNAQAGNLSHGQKQWLEIGMLLMQDPKLLLLDEPVAGMTDFETERTAELFLTLKGKHSLMVVEHDMSFINTISDIVTVLCDGSVLAQGTLAQVQADERVIEVYLGR; encoded by the coding sequence ATGACCCCCGATCTGTTTGAAGAAGGCGCCAAGCGCCTCGCCACACACCAAGCGCGTGTGGTGAGCGAAGTTACCTCGGGCGACCGCAGCGCAGGCTTTGGTCGCGTGCACGAACCCGGCAGCCTGGACCTGACGCATGGCCGCATCTTGTACTTGGAAGATGTGCACGTGAGCTTCGATGGCTTCAAAGCCATCAACGGTTTGTCACTCGACATTGCGCCGGGCGAACTGCGCTGCATCATCGGGCCCAACGGCGCGGGCAAGACCACGATGATGGACATCATCACGGGCAAAACCAAACCCGACTCGGGCCAAGTGTTCTTTGGCAGCACCATCGACTTGCTGCGCCACAACGAACCTGAAATTGCACAGCTGGGCATTGGCCGCAAGTTTCAAAAACCAACCGTGTTTGAACGCTTAAGCGTGTTTGAAAACTTAGAGCTGGCTCTGAAAACCCACAAGGGTGTGGCTGCCTCGATGTTCTTCAAACTCAACGGCACGCAACGCGACCGCTTGAGCGAGGTGCTGCACACCATCCACTTAGAAGACAGCGTGAACGCCCAAGCGGGCAACCTGAGCCACGGCCAAAAGCAGTGGCTGGAGATTGGTATGTTGCTCATGCAAGACCCCAAACTCTTGCTGCTCGACGAACCCGTGGCCGGCATGACTGACTTTGAAACTGAACGCACGGCAGAACTTTTCTTGACCCTCAAAGGCAAACACTCGCTGATGGTGGTGGAACACGACATGAGCTTCATCAACACCATCTCCGACATCGTCACCGTGCTGTGCGACGGCTCGGTGTTGGCGCAAGGCACGCTGGCACAAGTGCAAGCCGACGAGCGCGTGATTGAGGTGTACCTAGGCCGCTAA
- the urtC gene encoding urea ABC transporter permease subunit UrtC translates to MTHTTSTLQLPEAPALLGTKGWILFLAAFITVCAVVPVLNLWVPADSVFHMSDYAVALVGKVMCYAICALAIDLIWGYTGILSLGHGLFFALGGYVMGMYLMRQIGTDGNYKSNLPDFMVFLDWKTLPWHWTFSDSFLATLLMIVLVPGVLAFVFGYFAFRSRIKGVYFSIITQAMTFAAMLLFFRNETGFGGNNGFTDFKRILDLPIATPAMRMTLFVLTGWALLMSYLFARWLVQSKFGRVLQAIRDAESRVMFSGYSPLPYKLTIWVISAVMCGIAGALYVPQVGIINPSEMSPANSIEMAVWAAVGGRASLIGPIVGAFLVNGMKSWLTVTAPEFWLYFLGALFIGVTLYMPQGVVGLMQKLSAKTKAEERV, encoded by the coding sequence ATGACACACACCACTTCTACTTTGCAACTGCCCGAAGCGCCTGCCCTCTTGGGCACCAAAGGCTGGATACTTTTCTTGGCGGCCTTCATCACCGTATGCGCAGTGGTGCCCGTACTCAACCTGTGGGTGCCCGCGGACAGCGTGTTCCACATGAGCGACTACGCCGTGGCCTTGGTGGGCAAGGTCATGTGCTACGCCATCTGCGCTTTGGCCATTGATTTGATTTGGGGCTACACCGGCATCTTGTCGCTGGGCCACGGTTTATTTTTTGCACTCGGCGGCTACGTGATGGGCATGTACCTGATGCGCCAGATCGGCACAGACGGCAACTACAAAAGCAACCTGCCCGACTTCATGGTGTTCCTCGATTGGAAAACCTTGCCTTGGCATTGGACCTTCAGCGACAGCTTTCTTGCCACGCTGCTGATGATCGTGTTGGTCCCCGGGGTGTTGGCCTTTGTGTTTGGCTACTTCGCCTTTCGCTCACGCATCAAAGGCGTGTATTTCTCCATCATCACGCAGGCCATGACGTTTGCGGCCATGCTGCTGTTCTTCCGCAACGAAACTGGTTTTGGTGGCAACAACGGCTTCACCGATTTCAAACGCATCTTGGACTTGCCCATTGCCACACCCGCCATGCGCATGACCTTGTTTGTGCTGACGGGTTGGGCTTTGTTGATGAGCTATTTGTTTGCACGCTGGTTGGTGCAAAGCAAGTTTGGCCGCGTGCTGCAAGCCATTCGTGATGCCGAAAGCCGCGTGATGTTCTCGGGCTACTCGCCCCTGCCCTACAAGCTCACCATCTGGGTTATCTCTGCGGTGATGTGCGGCATTGCCGGTGCCTTGTATGTGCCACAAGTGGGCATCATCAACCCCAGTGAAATGAGCCCCGCCAACTCCATTGAAATGGCGGTGTGGGCCGCCGTGGGCGGACGCGCTTCGCTGATTGGCCCCATCGTGGGCGCGTTCTTGGTCAACGGCATGAAGAGCTGGTTGACGGTGACGGCGCCTGAGTTTTGGTTGTATTTCTTGGGTGCGTTGTTCATTGGCGTGACGCTGTACATGCCGCAGGGCGTGGTGGGCCTGATGCAAAAACTCAGCGCCAAGACAAAAGCAGAGGAGCGCGTATGA
- the urtB gene encoding urea ABC transporter permease subunit UrtB: MTCFSISTRMPKLQQRSAACRDFVVRVTCGLAIALLGQSSALALTAEQTRALTLGDTDARVTALQKALASPDAPTAAFLQAMADDAVKVNGTQVLVVRDGKATDPVSGDATTLPDTAEDVINNNRMRGEIDAALSALQLLSPDAALRVQAAKSVLKEPDPTKLAMLEKAVASETNEGVKKQMLLARAAILLNSNDADERFASAKTLADSQTPDTQLLLNQRLSQEEDKKVRAQLQTSLLTIQAALSWGEKLGALFTGISLGSILLLVALGLAITYGLMGVINMAHGELMMIGAYATYVVQGLFRQYLPGMFDAYLLVAVPASFLAAALVGAVLERLVLRHLYGRPLETLLATWGISLVLMQGVRSIFGAQNVGVENPSWMSGGVQLLANLSLPYNRLIIIGFAVFVLVGMTLLISKTRLGLFVRGVTQNRPMASALGVNTARIDTYAFSLGCGIAGLAGCALSQIGNVGPDLGQNYIVDAFMVVVLGGVGQLAGTVYAAMGLGLMNKLLEGVAGAVLAKIAVLVFIIVFIQKRPQGIFAMKGRSAEA, encoded by the coding sequence ATGACTTGTTTTTCTATTTCGACGCGCATGCCCAAGCTGCAGCAGCGCAGCGCAGCATGTCGCGATTTTGTTGTGCGCGTCACTTGCGGATTGGCCATTGCCTTGCTCGGTCAATCCAGCGCGTTGGCGCTGACCGCGGAGCAAACACGCGCACTCACGCTGGGCGACACCGATGCACGCGTGACCGCACTGCAAAAAGCACTCGCCTCACCCGACGCACCAACCGCCGCCTTTTTGCAAGCCATGGCCGATGACGCGGTGAAAGTGAATGGCACACAAGTGCTGGTGGTGCGCGATGGCAAAGCCACCGACCCCGTGAGTGGTGACGCCACCACCCTGCCCGACACCGCAGAAGACGTGATCAACAACAACCGCATGCGCGGCGAAATTGACGCCGCCTTGTCTGCCCTGCAATTGCTCAGCCCCGATGCCGCCTTGCGTGTGCAAGCTGCCAAGTCGGTGCTGAAAGAACCCGACCCCACCAAACTTGCCATGCTGGAAAAAGCCGTGGCCAGCGAAACCAACGAGGGCGTGAAAAAACAAATGTTGTTGGCCCGTGCGGCGATTTTGCTCAACAGCAACGACGCCGACGAACGCTTTGCCTCGGCCAAAACTTTGGCTGACAGCCAAACGCCGGACACCCAACTTTTACTCAACCAACGTCTGAGCCAAGAGGAAGACAAAAAGGTGCGCGCTCAGTTGCAAACCTCGCTGCTCACCATCCAAGCGGCGCTGAGCTGGGGTGAAAAACTGGGGGCGTTGTTCACTGGCATCAGCTTGGGTTCTATTCTTTTGCTGGTCGCCTTGGGTCTCGCCATCACCTACGGTTTGATGGGCGTCATCAACATGGCGCACGGCGAGCTAATGATGATTGGCGCTTACGCCACCTACGTGGTGCAGGGCTTGTTCCGTCAATATTTGCCGGGCATGTTTGACGCGTATTTGTTGGTGGCCGTGCCAGCCTCGTTCCTCGCGGCGGCCTTGGTGGGTGCGGTGCTGGAGCGATTGGTGTTGCGTCACTTGTATGGCCGCCCGCTCGAAACACTGCTGGCCACATGGGGCATCAGCTTGGTGTTGATGCAAGGCGTGCGCAGTATTTTTGGCGCGCAAAACGTGGGCGTTGAAAACCCTTCTTGGATGAGCGGCGGCGTGCAACTGCTGGCCAACCTCTCGCTGCCCTACAACCGTTTGATCATCATTGGCTTTGCGGTGTTTGTGTTGGTGGGCATGACGCTGTTGATCAGCAAAACACGTTTGGGTTTGTTCGTGCGCGGCGTCACACAAAACCGCCCGATGGCTTCGGCTTTGGGCGTGAACACGGCACGCATCGACACCTATGCGTTCTCGCTCGGTTGCGGCATCGCGGGCTTGGCCGGTTGTGCGCTCAGCCAAATCGGCAACGTCGGGCCAGACCTCGGCCAAAACTACATCGTCGACGCCTTCATGGTGGTGGTGCTGGGTGGCGTGGGCCAACTGGCAGGCACGGTGTATGCCGCGATGGGCCTGGGCCTGATGAACAAATTGCTCGAAGGCGTGGCCGGTGCGGTGCTGGCCAAGATTGCGGTGTTGGTGTTCATCATCGTGTTCATCCAAAAACGTCCCCAAGGCATCTTTGCCATGAAAGGCCGCAGTGCGGAGGCATGA
- the urtA gene encoding urea ABC transporter substrate-binding protein: protein MNRRGNLKALAAAAALSVGSFVIAPQALAADTIKVGVLHSLSGTMAISETVLKDTVLMAIDEINAKGGVLGKKLEPVVVDPASNWPLFAEKTKQLLGQDKVSVIFGCWTSVSRKSVLPVVEEMNGLLFYPVQYEGEELSKNVFYTGAAPNQQAIPAVDYLMSKDGGAAKRWVLLGTDYVYPRTTNKILRAYLKSKGVADKDIDEKYTPFGHSDYQTIVADIKKFSAGGKTAVVSTINGDSNVPFYKELGNAGLKAKDVPVVAFSVGEEELRGVDTKPLVGHLAAWNYFMSIKSPANDEFIKKWSAYAKAKGIAGHKDKPLTNDPMEATYIGINMWKQAVEKAKSTDVDKVIAAMAGQTFKAPSGIVSKMDEKNHHLHKSVFIGEIKADGQFNVVWKTPGPVKAKPWSPFIEGNASKPDEPVKK from the coding sequence ATGAATCGTCGAGGAAATCTGAAGGCTTTGGCCGCGGCTGCGGCTCTGTCCGTTGGCTCATTTGTGATCGCACCCCAAGCGTTGGCGGCAGACACCATCAAGGTTGGCGTGCTGCACAGCTTGTCCGGCACCATGGCGATTTCTGAAACCGTGTTGAAAGACACAGTGCTCATGGCCATCGACGAAATCAATGCCAAAGGCGGCGTATTGGGCAAAAAGCTCGAGCCCGTGGTGGTGGACCCCGCTTCGAACTGGCCTTTGTTCGCTGAAAAAACCAAGCAGTTACTCGGTCAAGACAAGGTGTCGGTCATCTTCGGTTGCTGGACGTCGGTGTCTCGCAAATCCGTGTTGCCTGTGGTTGAAGAAATGAACGGTTTGCTGTTCTACCCCGTGCAATACGAAGGCGAAGAACTCAGCAAAAACGTGTTCTACACCGGCGCCGCGCCTAACCAACAAGCCATTCCCGCGGTGGACTACTTGATGAGCAAAGACGGCGGCGCTGCCAAGCGTTGGGTCTTGTTGGGCACCGACTACGTGTACCCACGCACCACCAACAAAATCTTGCGCGCTTACCTCAAGAGCAAAGGCGTGGCTGACAAAGACATCGACGAGAAGTACACCCCGTTTGGTCACAGCGATTACCAAACCATCGTGGCTGACATCAAGAAGTTTTCTGCAGGCGGCAAAACAGCCGTGGTGTCCACCATCAACGGTGACTCCAACGTGCCGTTCTACAAAGAACTCGGCAACGCAGGCTTGAAGGCCAAAGACGTGCCCGTCGTCGCCTTCTCAGTCGGTGAAGAAGAATTGCGCGGCGTGGACACCAAGCCGTTGGTCGGTCACTTGGCGGCATGGAACTACTTCATGTCGATCAAGAGCCCCGCCAATGATGAGTTCATCAAGAAATGGTCTGCCTACGCCAAAGCCAAAGGTATCGCTGGTCACAAAGACAAGCCTTTGACCAACGACCCGATGGAAGCCACCTACATCGGCATCAACATGTGGAAACAAGCGGTTGAGAAAGCCAAATCCACCGATGTGGACAAAGTCATCGCCGCCATGGCCGGTCAAACCTTCAAAGCACCGAGCGGCATCGTGAGCAAGATGGACGAGAAAAACCACCACTTGCACAAGTCGGTGTTCATCGGCGAAATCAAGGCTGACGGCCAGTTCAACGTGGTTTGGAAAACACCAGGCCCTGTGAAAGCCAAGCCATGGAGCCCCTTCATCGAAGGCAATGCTTCCAAGCCTGATGAGCCTGTGAAAAAGTAA
- a CDS encoding urease subunit gamma codes for MELTPREKDKLLIFTAALLAERRQARGLKLNYPEAVALISAAVMEGARDGQTVAQLMSAGRSVLTRADVMEGVAEMIPDIQVEATFPDGTKLVTVHQPIV; via the coding sequence ATGGAACTCACTCCCCGCGAAAAAGACAAGCTCTTGATCTTCACCGCCGCCTTGTTGGCCGAGCGCCGACAGGCCCGTGGCTTGAAGCTCAATTACCCCGAAGCCGTGGCCCTCATCAGCGCCGCCGTCATGGAAGGCGCCCGCGACGGTCAAACCGTGGCGCAACTTATGAGCGCAGGTCGCAGCGTGCTGACCCGCGCCGATGTGATGGAGGGCGTGGCCGAGATGATTCCTGACATCCAAGTCGAAGCCACCTTCCCCGACGGCACCAAGCTCGTCACCGTGCATCAACCCATTGTTTGA
- a CDS encoding urease subunit beta, which produces MTPGELLIDEGEHTLNPGRRTHTLVVQNASDRPIQVGSHYHFAETNAGLRFDRVAAHGMRLNIASGTAVRFEPGQQRTVELVDLSGDRQVFGFRGLVNGPVDVPRKGNM; this is translated from the coding sequence ATGACACCCGGTGAACTGTTGATTGACGAGGGTGAACACACCCTCAACCCAGGGCGACGCACGCACACGCTGGTCGTGCAAAACGCCAGCGACCGCCCCATCCAAGTGGGTTCGCACTACCACTTTGCTGAAACCAACGCGGGCTTGCGCTTTGACCGCGTTGCCGCACACGGCATGCGTTTGAACATTGCGTCAGGCACGGCCGTGCGTTTCGAGCCGGGCCAACAACGCACGGTCGAGTTGGTGGACCTGAGTGGTGATCGCCAAGTGTTTGGCTTTCGCGGCTTGGTGAATGGTCCGGTGGACGTGCCACGCAAAGGAAACATGTAA